The sequence TACAGCTACCAGCAGACCACCGCGTCGGGGCACCCTGGGGCGCTGCTCGCCGCCCTCCCGCACAGGCTGTTCGTCGACCCGGCGCCGGCGCCGGCCCTCGCGCGCCACTCGTCGCCCGCCGGCCATCTGGTCGTCGTCGCCGCCGACGGCGTGCAGGTCCGCATCGCACCGGAGGGCGGGGGGCCGGCACCACCCGCCGTGCTTGCTGACGGGACGGGCCGCGCCGGCTTCCTTCACCTCGCTCCCGGCCGCTGGATCGTGACCGCTCCGGGCTTTGCCCCCGCGACCGTGACCATCACCACCCGCCAGGTCGCAACCGTCACCCTGCGGGCCGATCCGTCCTGACCCCCAACCGCTCGAGGTCACGCAGGCGGGCAGCCCCCGGTGCCGCGCTGATCTACCGCAAGAAGGCTGGCGTCGCGGTCGCACGGGATGTGCAGCCGATGCGCTATGGTCGCCCGGCCCGACGGCCGAATGGGGGGGACATGACCGGCATCTGGAGTGAACCGGCAGGGCGGCGCGGGCGCCTGCGCCGCGCCGTTGTGGTGGTCGTCGTCGCGAGCCTCGCAGCGGCGCTGGCGCCCCCGACGTCGCAGGCGCAGAGCGTGCCGGCGGTGTCGAAGGCGGTCGTCCAGGAGTCCCCGGACTACTGGACCGAGACGCTCGCCGACCCCCTCGACTACGCCAACCGCGAGGACGAGCCGCCCGACCCCGCGCACGGCAACGTGCGCCCCCGCAGGGAGGGCGGGGCGCTGCGGTGGACCAAGACCACGACGATGAACGTGGGGTTGCTGTTCGCCGGCTACGCCCCGTCGGCGTTCGCGATCGGTAGGGAGGGGCTCGCCAACCCCGTCGACGCCGCGCGGTACACGCACCTGTCGCTGCGCCTCTACGCCGAGCGGGGAGGGGCCGCCGAGATCTTCTGGGACAACTGCGGTCCCGACGCCGGCCGGTGCACGAACAGGGTGGGGTTCACCCTCCAGCCCGGGTGGCGCCACTACACCATCGACCTTCGACCGGGCGGCTGGTCGGGGCGGCCCGTGGAGATCCGGCTCGCGGTGGCCGGCGACGGCACGCCGACGACCATGGCCCTCGACTGGGCCCGCCTGTACCAGCCGGGCGAGCGGGTCACCGTCAGCTACACCGGCGGCACGCTGCACTGGGACGCCGACGCCGACCGGGCGAACAACCGCCCGGACGAGCCAGGGTGGGGCGTCCTGCACACCGGCGGCGGCACCGCGACCTTTCCCGCCGACGCCTTCCCGGCGGGGGAGTACCGGTTCTACGCCGACAGTGGTCCCTCGAGCGCACCGCTGCTCGTGGACGCCCCCGTGCCGGTGTTCTCGGCACCCCACGAGCGGGGCGGCGCCGACTACGCCGCGACGGTCACCGGCGACGCGTGGGACTTCCGGCAGCCGACCGACATCGCGGAGATCGGCAACGCGACGGACGTGCGGTTCGAGAACGGGACCCTCCACGCCCGCAACACGAGCGGTGACCCGTACCTCGTCCTGCGCACCGGAGCGCCGATCGACACCGCGCGCTTCCACCGGCTGACGGTGCGGACGACGCTCGAGGGGCCGTTCGACCTCAGCTTCTCGCCGGGAGGCGGCTCGCACGGGCGTTTCCTGTGGCGTCACGTCGGCCAGGGGCCGACGCCGTTCCTTTACGACTCCCGGGAGATCGTCGTCTACCCGGGCGTGGAGACCTACACCCTCGACCTCCACACGAAGCCGCCCGAGGCGATCAGCCCCGCCGGCAGCCCGCACCGCAGCGGCTGGGTCGGAGCGGTCGAACGGTTCCGTTACGACCCGAACGAAGACCCCGGCCCGCGCCGGTGGACGGTGAGCGAGATCAGCCTCCGCGCCGATCACGAGACCGTCGACGACGCCTTCCCCGTCGTGTGGCGCGACACCTCCGCGGGCCGCGACCGCCCGACCCGGGTCTCGCTCTACTACACCCCCGTGCGCGGCGCCACGGACGGGCAGCTCATCGCCGCCGGGCTGCGCCAGGCTCCTGGCGAGAACACCTACCGCTGGGACACCAGCGGCGTCCCGAGTGGGCGCTACTGGGTGTACGCCGTCGCGGAGCGGGACAACGGCACCGTCGGCCGGCGTTTCGCGTCGGGGCCGCTGCGGGTGACGGGGACGTACCGCGACCCGCTCATCGCGCGGGCATGCCCACCGGAAGCCATACCGCCTGCCGGGTTCACCGACGTGAGTCCCGCCAACCTTCACGCCGGCGCGATCAGCTGCACGGTCGCCTACGGCCTCGCCCGCGGGCTCGGGCCGACGACGTACGGGCCGGCCGCCGGCGTGCGCCGCGACCAGATGGCGTCGTTCGTCGGCCGTCTGCTCGAGGAGGCGGGCGTCGTCCTCGAGGCCTCCGGCAGCCACTTCACCGACACGGCGGGAAACGTCCACGCCGACCGCATCGACGCGCTCGCCCAGGCGGGCATCGTCGTCGGCGTGCGCCCCGGCGAGTACGGCCCGCGCGCGCGGGTGACGCGGGACCAGATGGCGTCGTTTCTCGTCCGCGCCTACGAGCTCGCCGCCGCCCGTGGGCTGCCCGCGCCCGCGCACGGCTTCGGCGACGTCGCGGGCAACGTGCACGAGCCCGCCATCGCGAAGGCGGCCGCCGCGGGCTTCGCCGTTGGGGTGAGCCCGAACGCCTACGGACCGCGGCGCCCCGTTCGGCGCGACCAGATGGCCTCCTTCCTCGCCCGCGTGCTCAGCCGCCTCGTCGAGGACGGGATCGTGGACGCGCGGGGCTGACCCGCGAGCGCTCGCTCCTCGGGTGCCCGGCGTTGGCGTAGCCTTTCGCGCCATGCTCGCCGTAACCGCCGCGCGCGCCACCCCCGACGACCCGCTCGCCGCGCTCGAGGTGGGCGAACATCCTGAGCCGAGCCCGCCCGACGGCTGGGAGGTCGTCGAGGTGCGCGCCGCCGCGCTCAACCATCACGACCTCTGGACGCTGCGCGGCGTCGGCGTCAGCGCGGACCGTCTGCCGATCGTGCTCGGTTGCGACGCGGCAGGGATCACGACCGACGGCCGGGAGGTCATCGTCCACGCGGTGATCGCCACGCCGGGCTGGCCTGATGAGACGCTGGCCCCCGACATGTCCATCCTGTCCGAGCGTCACGACGGCACCCACGCGGAGCGCGTGGCCGTGCCGAGCCGCAACCTCGTCGACAAGCCCCCCCAACTGTCCTTCGCCGAGGCCGCGTGCCTGCCGACCGCCTGGTTGACCGCCTACCGCATGCTCTTCGTCAAGGCCCGCGTGCGTCCCGGGAGCCGGGTCCTCGTCCAGGGCGCGGGCGGAGGGGTGTCGACAGCGGCACTGCTCCTCGGCCGGGCGGCGGGTGTGCGCATGTACGTCACGAGCCGCGACGAGGGCAAGCGGGTGCGCGCCGAGGAGCTCGGCGCGCACGCGGCGCTCGCGCCAGGTCAACGGTTGCCAGAGCGCGTCGACGCGGTCATCGAGACGGTCGGAGAGGCGACCTTCGGCCACTCGCTGCGCAGCTTGGAGCGGGGTGGCACGGTCGTGGTCGCCGGCGCCACCACGGGCTGGAACCCGCCGGCGGAGCTCAATCGCGTCTTCGCCCGCCAGTTGCGCGTCGTCGGGTCGACGATGGGAACGCGCGCCGAGCTCGTCGACCTCGTGCGCTTCCTCACCGACTCGGACGTGCGCCCGCCCGTCGACGCGCAGGTGCCGCTGCGCGACGCCCGCGAGGCGTACATGCGCATGGCCGAAGGCGAGCTCTTCGGCAAGCAAGTGCTCGTGCCCTGACGCGTGGGGCGGGCCCTATGGGGCGCGCGGCAGGCCGAGGGCGGCGAGCAGCGCCTTCATCCAGGGCCCGAGGTCGGAGGGCGTGCGGGCCGAGATGAGGTTGCCGTCGACGACGCAGGGCTCGTCGACCCAGTCGGCGCCGGCGTTCACCATGTCGTCGCGGATCGCGCCGACGCTCGTCGCCCGCCGCCCCTTGATGATGCCCGCGGAGATCGGCACCCAGCCGGCGTGACAGATGAACGCGATCGGCTTCAGCGCGGCGTCGAAGTCCTCGACGAGCGCGCGGACCGCCGGGGACCTCCGCAGCTGGTCGGGAGCGAAACCCCCCGGGATGACGAGCGCGTCGAAGTCCTCGCCGTCCACCTGGTCCACGGTCGTGTCGACCTCGACGGGACCGTGGCCCCTCTTGCCCGTCACCGGGTCGGCGGTCAGCCCGGCGACGGTCACCGCGACGTCCTCCTCGCGCAACCGGTAAACGGGATAGAGCAGCTCCATGTCCTCGAAGAGGTCCGCGGCCAGGACGAGCACGTGAGGTTGTGTGCGCATGCGTTCGGTGTACCCGCCCGCTGCCGTCGTCACGCCGCCGCGCATGGACGTCGGCGTCGATGCCCGGTCGGGCCGGTGTCGAGCTTGAGGATGTCCGGGCGCAGGCGTTCCTCGCGCTCGTCGACGCTGCGTGCGCCGACGCGACGCAGGCCCACGCCCGGGTCCTGCCGCTCAGCGTGCCTCGAGGCCCTCGTAGAGCTCCACCGTGCTGCGGGCGATCGCCGTCCAGCTGAAGTGCTCGACGGCCCGCGCGCGGCCCGCCCGGCCCATGGCCCGCGCGCGGCCCGGATCATTGACGACCCTGTCGATCGCGGCCGCGAGGTCCCGGGCGAACCGCTCCGGATCCGCGGGTGAGCCGAACGCGTCGTCCCCCGGCTCGAATGCGACGAGGTGCCCGGTCTCGCCCTCGACGACCACCTCAGGGATGCCGCCCACGGCCGATGCGACGACGGGGGCCTCACACGCCATGGCCTCGACGTTGACGAGGCCGAACGGCTCGTAGATCGACGGGCAGCAGAACACCGTGGCGTGGCTGAGCAGCTGCACGACGTCGGGTCTTGGGAGCATCTCGTCGATCCACACGACCTCCCGCCCGCCGCGCAGCGCCTCGACCCGCCCACGCACCTCGTCGGCGAGCGCGGGGGTGTCCGGGGCGCCGGCGCAGAGCACCACCTGGATGTGCGGCGCGAGGCGGGCTGCGGCGTCGAGCAGGTGCACGATGCCCTTCTGGCGGGTGATCCTGCCCACGAACATGACCGACGGCCGCTCGGGGTCGACGCCGTGGCGCGCGAGGACGTCCGTGCGCGGGTCGGGGGCGTACACGTCGGTGTCGATGCCGTTGTGGATCACCGTCACCCGGTCGGGGTCGACGGCGGGGTAGCAGGCAAGGATGTCCCCTCGCATCTGCGCGCTCACGGCCACGACGGCGTCCGCGCCCTCCACGCCGGTGCGCTCGGCGAACCGCGACAGCGCGTAGCCACCCCCGAGCTGCTCGGCCTTCCAGGGGCGCAGCGGCTCGAGGCTGTGCGTCGTCACGACGTGCGGGACGTCGTGGGCGAGCTTCGCGAGGTGGCCCGCGAGGTTCGCGTACCACGTGTGGCTGTGGACGACGTCGCAGCCGTCCACGCCGGCGACCATCGCGAGGTCGACCGAGAGGTGGCGCAGCGCCTCGACGTGCGGCGCGTCCCCGCTCAGCGCATCCCATGGTGCGTACGCTCCCGCCACGAGCGGGTCGGTGCGCGGCGCGCCGAAGCAGTGCACGGCGACGTCGACGAGCCCGGCGAGCTCGCGAGCGAGGTGCTCGACGTGCACGCCGGCCCCCCCGTAGACCTCCGGGGGGTACTCGCGGGTCAGCAGGGCGACCCTCATCCCGGCACGTGCTGGCCCTTGCCGATGACCACGACGCCTGCCTGCGAGACCGTGAACCGCTCGCGGTCGGCGGCCGCGTCGACGCCGATGCGCGCGCCCTCGGGGATGCGAACGTTCTTGTCGACGATCGCGTTGCGGACCACGGCGCCGCGCCCGACGTCGACGTCGTGGAGCAGCACCGACCCCTCCACCTCGGCGTGGGAGTGGACGAACACGCCGGGGGACAGCACCGAACCCCGCACCGTGCCCCCCGACACGACCGCCCCCGGGCTCACCATCGAGCTGAGCGCGACCCCGCGGCGGTCGGGCTCGTCGAAGACGAACTTCGCCGGCGGGGTCGGCGGCACCCAGGTGTGGATCGGCCAGCGGCGGTTGTAGAGGTTGAAGATCGGATGGACGGACACGAGGTCCATGTGCGCCTCGTAGTAGGAATCGAGGGTCCCGACGTCCCGCCAGTAGGCGCGGTCGCGGTCGGTGGCGCCCGGCACGTCGTTTCCGGCGAAGTCGTAGACGTGCGCCGCGCCTGCGTCGACGAGCATGGGGATGACGCTGCCGCCGATGTCGTGCGCGCTCTGCTCGTCGCTGGCGTCGG comes from Egibacteraceae bacterium and encodes:
- a CDS encoding S-layer homology domain-containing protein encodes the protein MTGIWSEPAGRRGRLRRAVVVVVVASLAAALAPPTSQAQSVPAVSKAVVQESPDYWTETLADPLDYANREDEPPDPAHGNVRPRREGGALRWTKTTTMNVGLLFAGYAPSAFAIGREGLANPVDAARYTHLSLRLYAERGGAAEIFWDNCGPDAGRCTNRVGFTLQPGWRHYTIDLRPGGWSGRPVEIRLAVAGDGTPTTMALDWARLYQPGERVTVSYTGGTLHWDADADRANNRPDEPGWGVLHTGGGTATFPADAFPAGEYRFYADSGPSSAPLLVDAPVPVFSAPHERGGADYAATVTGDAWDFRQPTDIAEIGNATDVRFENGTLHARNTSGDPYLVLRTGAPIDTARFHRLTVRTTLEGPFDLSFSPGGGSHGRFLWRHVGQGPTPFLYDSREIVVYPGVETYTLDLHTKPPEAISPAGSPHRSGWVGAVERFRYDPNEDPGPRRWTVSEISLRADHETVDDAFPVVWRDTSAGRDRPTRVSLYYTPVRGATDGQLIAAGLRQAPGENTYRWDTSGVPSGRYWVYAVAERDNGTVGRRFASGPLRVTGTYRDPLIARACPPEAIPPAGFTDVSPANLHAGAISCTVAYGLARGLGPTTYGPAAGVRRDQMASFVGRLLEEAGVVLEASGSHFTDTAGNVHADRIDALAQAGIVVGVRPGEYGPRARVTRDQMASFLVRAYELAAARGLPAPAHGFGDVAGNVHEPAIAKAAAAGFAVGVSPNAYGPRRPVRRDQMASFLARVLSRLVEDGIVDARG
- a CDS encoding zinc-binding dehydrogenase, with protein sequence MLAVTAARATPDDPLAALEVGEHPEPSPPDGWEVVEVRAAALNHHDLWTLRGVGVSADRLPIVLGCDAAGITTDGREVIVHAVIATPGWPDETLAPDMSILSERHDGTHAERVAVPSRNLVDKPPQLSFAEAACLPTAWLTAYRMLFVKARVRPGSRVLVQGAGGGVSTAALLLGRAAGVRMYVTSRDEGKRVRAEELGAHAALAPGQRLPERVDAVIETVGEATFGHSLRSLERGGTVVVAGATTGWNPPAELNRVFARQLRVVGSTMGTRAELVDLVRFLTDSDVRPPVDAQVPLRDAREAYMRMAEGELFGKQVLVP
- a CDS encoding type 1 glutamine amidotransferase domain-containing protein, encoding MTTAAGGYTERMRTQPHVLVLAADLFEDMELLYPVYRLREEDVAVTVAGLTADPVTGKRGHGPVEVDTTVDQVDGEDFDALVIPGGFAPDQLRRSPAVRALVEDFDAALKPIAFICHAGWVPISAGIIKGRRATSVGAIRDDMVNAGADWVDEPCVVDGNLISARTPSDLGPWMKALLAALGLPRAP
- the glgA gene encoding glycogen synthase — its product is MRVALLTREYPPEVYGGAGVHVEHLARELAGLVDVAVHCFGAPRTDPLVAGAYAPWDALSGDAPHVEALRHLSVDLAMVAGVDGCDVVHSHTWYANLAGHLAKLAHDVPHVVTTHSLEPLRPWKAEQLGGGYALSRFAERTGVEGADAVVAVSAQMRGDILACYPAVDPDRVTVIHNGIDTDVYAPDPRTDVLARHGVDPERPSVMFVGRITRQKGIVHLLDAAARLAPHIQVVLCAGAPDTPALADEVRGRVEALRGGREVVWIDEMLPRPDVVQLLSHATVFCCPSIYEPFGLVNVEAMACEAPVVASAVGGIPEVVVEGETGHLVAFEPGDDAFGSPADPERFARDLAAAIDRVVNDPGRARAMGRAGRARAVEHFSWTAIARSTVELYEGLEAR